Proteins encoded within one genomic window of Triticum aestivum cultivar Chinese Spring chromosome 2D, IWGSC CS RefSeq v2.1, whole genome shotgun sequence:
- the LOC123049099 gene encoding uncharacterized protein, translated as MFLGARMAAWRRGCSGRRDAEPEGEAAAVDVSEGDSLEKADCEATVGDSLEKTDCEATAGDSQEKTNCEAVAEEGRSGVQAVDACKDDEQMDDAPVKVNNAIEVPAKCSENNVESAGIAEENGSDNQKSNFESDDKKEKAYEKIYSATQEEENVSFYFSSVFPAS; from the coding sequence atgTTCCTGGGCGCGAGAATGGCGGCGTGGCGAAGAGGGTGCTCAGGTCGGAGAGATGCTGAGCCTGAGGGTGAAGCCGCCGCCGTGGATGTTAGCGAGGGTGACAGTTTGGAGAAGGCTGACTGTGAGGCTACTGTGGGTGACAGTTTGGAGAAGACTGACTGTGAGGCAACTGCGGGTGACAGTCAGGAGAAGACCAACTGTGAGGCTGTTGCAGAGGAAGGCAGAAGCGGGGTGCAGGCAGTTGATGCTTGTAAAGATGATGAGCAAATGGATGATGCTCCAGTGAAAGTCAATAATGCTATAGAAGTGCCAGCTAAGTGTTCTGAAAATAATGTGGAAAGTGCCGGCATTGCTGAAGAGAACGGCTCGGATAACCAAAAAAGCAATTTTGAATCTGATGATAAGAAAGAGAAGGCATACGAGAAGATTTACTCTGCAACTCAGGAGGAGGAGAATGTGTCCTTCTACTTCAGCTCAGTCTTCCCAGCAAGTTAG